The following coding sequences lie in one Ictalurus furcatus strain D&B chromosome 7, Billie_1.0, whole genome shotgun sequence genomic window:
- the LOC128610349 gene encoding SLAM family member 8-like isoform X1: MQDFHGYTVSISGVLLFGLLQGVCVGLADTVMVLKAGSSLDLPVQYPIESVLLVQWVFNGKIFAEYSTDQSYTLLESQFSGRLKENNDRVGVTVQDLQPQDSGTFSVAAEDTETQLPTQTFKVYIQIPITAVQTEKTWRLSTNSCDVDVKCAAPGAESVSYLWSGYKTGSGAQLQFSLSPAEGAVTLNCTAANNVSSSSATETLSCSIKHETQISVLKLISSLVAASPYLLVTIILGVKCYRARGHHNSQYAMKVIEE; this comes from the exons ATGCAGGACTTTCATGGATATACTGTTTCCATCTCTGGTGTGCTGTTGTTTGGGCTTCTACAGG gtgtgtgtgttggtttggCTGACACAGTGATGGTGCTCAAAGCTGGGAGCTCCCTGGATCTTCCTGTTCAATACCCAATTGAATCAGTGTTATTGGTTCAGTGGGTCTTCAATGGGAAAATTTTTGCTGAATACAGTACAGATCAAAGTTACACACTTCTGGAATCCCAGTTCAGTGGAAGATTAAAGGAGAACAATGATAGAGTTGGAGTAACTGTACAAGATCTTCAACCCCAAGACTCTGGGACATTCTCAGTGGCTGCAGAAGACACTGAAACACAGCTTCCAACACAGACATTTAAAGTTTATATTCAAA tTCCCATAACAGCTGTACAGACTGAGAAGACGTGGAGATTGTCCACAAACAGCTGTGATGTTGATGTGAAGTGTGCAGCGCCCGGAGCTGAGAGTGTCTCCTACCTGTGGAGCGGCTATAAGACTGGGAGTGGAGCTCAGCTGCAGTTCAGTCTCTCACCAGCAGAAGGAGCTGTTacactgaactgcactgcaGCTAACAACGTCAGCTCCAGTTCTGCTACAGAGACACTGAGCTGTAGCATCAAACACG AAACTCAAATATCAGTGCTTAAACTGATCAGTAGTCTAGTGGCGGCCTCTCCGTATCTGCTGGTGACCATAATCCTGGGTGTAAAATGTTACAGAGCTCGAG gtCATCATAACAGTCAGTATGCCATGAAAGTAATTGAGGAATGA
- the LOC128610349 gene encoding SLAM family member 8-like isoform X2, which produces MQDFHGYTVSISGVLLFGLLQGVCVGLADTVMVLKAGSSLDLPVQYPIESVLLVQWVFNGKIFAEYSTDQSYTLLESQFSGRLKENNDRVGVTVQDLQPQDSGTFSVAAEDTETQLPTQTFKVYIQIPITAVQTEKTWRLSTNSCDVDVKCAAPGAESVSYLWSGYKTGSGAQLQFSLSPAEGAVTLNCTAANNVSSSSATETLSCSIKHETQISVLKLISSLVAASPYLLVTIILGVKCYRARD; this is translated from the exons ATGCAGGACTTTCATGGATATACTGTTTCCATCTCTGGTGTGCTGTTGTTTGGGCTTCTACAGG gtgtgtgtgttggtttggCTGACACAGTGATGGTGCTCAAAGCTGGGAGCTCCCTGGATCTTCCTGTTCAATACCCAATTGAATCAGTGTTATTGGTTCAGTGGGTCTTCAATGGGAAAATTTTTGCTGAATACAGTACAGATCAAAGTTACACACTTCTGGAATCCCAGTTCAGTGGAAGATTAAAGGAGAACAATGATAGAGTTGGAGTAACTGTACAAGATCTTCAACCCCAAGACTCTGGGACATTCTCAGTGGCTGCAGAAGACACTGAAACACAGCTTCCAACACAGACATTTAAAGTTTATATTCAAA tTCCCATAACAGCTGTACAGACTGAGAAGACGTGGAGATTGTCCACAAACAGCTGTGATGTTGATGTGAAGTGTGCAGCGCCCGGAGCTGAGAGTGTCTCCTACCTGTGGAGCGGCTATAAGACTGGGAGTGGAGCTCAGCTGCAGTTCAGTCTCTCACCAGCAGAAGGAGCTGTTacactgaactgcactgcaGCTAACAACGTCAGCTCCAGTTCTGCTACAGAGACACTGAGCTGTAGCATCAAACACG AAACTCAAATATCAGTGCTTAAACTGATCAGTAGTCTAGTGGCGGCCTCTCCGTATCTGCTGGTGACCATAATCCTGGGTGTAAAATGTTACAGAGCTCGAG ATTAG